The following are from one region of the Fibrobacter sp. genome:
- a CDS encoding sulfide/dihydroorotate dehydrogenase-like FAD/NAD-binding protein has protein sequence MFKILKKEQLSEQVWRQRIAAPRIARKRKAGQFIILRPNADTERIPLTIASANPDEGWIEIVFQVAGRTTSVLSGFDAGDSILDLAGPLGRPTHIEKFGKCLCIGGGVGVAPLYPIICALKDAGNEVVSIIGARSRDLVILENEVNAVSDRTLVTTDDGSYGRKGFVSDVFNDLVAKGEKFDMAIVIGPVIMMKVTSSLTVAAGIKTFVSLNPIMIDGTGMCGGCRVTVGGQIKFACVDGPEFDASMLDWKELINRLGSYRDFESRAREKHECRLEGVQA, from the coding sequence ATGTTTAAAATCCTGAAAAAAGAGCAGCTTTCGGAACAGGTTTGGCGGCAGAGGATTGCGGCGCCGCGTATTGCCAGAAAAAGAAAAGCTGGACAGTTTATTATCCTGAGGCCAAATGCTGACACTGAGCGAATTCCTCTGACTATTGCCAGTGCAAATCCTGATGAAGGATGGATAGAAATAGTTTTCCAGGTAGCGGGAAGGACCACTTCAGTTCTGTCAGGTTTTGATGCAGGGGACAGTATTCTGGATCTGGCCGGACCACTGGGGAGGCCGACTCATATAGAGAAATTCGGAAAGTGCCTCTGTATCGGCGGGGGAGTGGGAGTAGCCCCACTTTATCCAATTATCTGTGCCTTGAAAGACGCGGGTAATGAGGTGGTTTCGATTATCGGTGCCCGTTCCAGGGATCTTGTCATTCTCGAAAATGAAGTAAATGCTGTTTCTGACAGGACACTGGTCACAACAGATGATGGATCGTATGGCCGCAAGGGATTTGTTTCTGATGTGTTCAACGATTTGGTTGCTAAGGGTGAGAAGTTCGATATGGCAATTGTGATCGGGCCTGTCATTATGATGAAAGTGACTTCATCGCTTACTGTCGCTGCAGGTATCAAAACATTCGTGTCACTTAACCCTATTATGATTGATGGAACAGGAATGTGCGGTGGATGCAGGGTGACAGTGGGAGGACAGATTAAGTTTGCCTGTGTGGATGGGCCGGAGTTTGATGCCTCCATGCTTGACTGGAAAGAACTGATTAACCGGCTTGGCAGTTACAGGGATTTTGAATCCAGAGCCAGGGAAAAACATGAATGCAGATTGGAAGGTGTTCAGGCATGA
- the gltA gene encoding NADPH-dependent glutamate synthase — protein sequence MTENQKNGDGKFQRTPMRERDPAVRSRNFLEVPYGYSEEEAVREAKRCIQCKKPLCVEGCPVNVKIPEFLKLISEGRFAEAAAKIKETNALPAICGRVCPQEDQCEKRCILGKKGAPICIGNLERFAADWERQHGKIRIPEIKPPNGKRVAIVGSGPAGLTCAGELVKEGFDVTVFEALHEAGGVLTYGIPEFRLPKEIVKQEVSYLEKLGVKIEKNSVIGKTINVDELLGEENFDAVFIGSGAGLPSFMNIKGENLIGVYSANEYLTRSNLMKAYLEDSPTPIMRGRNVVTVGGGNVAMDAARTALRLGAEKSIIVYRRSEQEMPAREAEIHHAKQEGIIFNYLCNPVEILDDSNGFVQAVRCIRMELGEPDSSGRRRPIPVQGSEFDIPCDVVIIAIGNSPNPLISMSTPDIKISKRGTIEADEKDGRTSKKFVYAGGDIVTGAATVILAMGAGKVAARSIMEDLLVPVDQQKFS from the coding sequence ATGACTGAAAATCAGAAAAACGGAGATGGCAAGTTTCAGCGCACACCAATGAGGGAGCGGGATCCTGCTGTTCGCAGCAGGAATTTTCTTGAAGTGCCTTATGGTTACTCTGAAGAAGAGGCTGTCAGAGAGGCAAAACGCTGCATTCAGTGTAAAAAACCGCTCTGTGTTGAGGGATGCCCTGTAAATGTAAAGATACCGGAATTCCTGAAACTGATCTCAGAAGGCAGATTCGCCGAAGCAGCAGCCAAGATAAAGGAAACAAATGCCCTGCCTGCCATTTGCGGTAGAGTTTGTCCGCAGGAAGACCAGTGTGAGAAAAGATGTATTCTGGGTAAAAAAGGTGCACCGATTTGCATCGGGAATCTGGAGAGATTCGCGGCTGACTGGGAGCGGCAGCATGGAAAGATAAGAATCCCGGAGATAAAACCTCCAAATGGCAAAAGAGTGGCAATTGTGGGATCCGGGCCGGCCGGGTTGACCTGCGCTGGTGAACTTGTCAAGGAAGGATTCGATGTCACTGTGTTTGAGGCGCTTCATGAAGCCGGAGGTGTTCTCACTTACGGAATCCCGGAATTCAGACTTCCTAAAGAGATCGTGAAGCAGGAGGTCAGTTATCTGGAAAAACTCGGTGTCAAAATCGAAAAAAATTCTGTAATTGGGAAAACAATTAATGTAGATGAATTGCTTGGTGAAGAAAACTTTGATGCTGTCTTCATCGGTTCAGGAGCAGGCCTGCCCTCATTTATGAATATAAAAGGGGAAAACCTGATAGGTGTATACTCTGCAAATGAGTATCTGACCAGAAGCAATCTGATGAAAGCATATCTGGAAGATTCACCTACACCGATCATGAGAGGCAGAAACGTAGTGACTGTTGGTGGCGGAAACGTCGCTATGGATGCCGCCAGAACCGCTCTGCGTCTTGGTGCTGAGAAATCGATCATTGTGTACAGACGCAGTGAACAGGAAATGCCGGCAAGGGAAGCGGAAATTCATCATGCAAAACAGGAAGGAATAATTTTCAATTACCTTTGCAACCCTGTTGAAATCCTGGATGACAGCAATGGTTTTGTGCAGGCGGTTCGTTGTATACGCATGGAGCTTGGCGAGCCAGACTCCTCGGGAAGACGCCGCCCCATTCCTGTACAGGGAAGCGAGTTTGATATTCCATGTGATGTAGTAATTATTGCTATTGGAAACTCTCCTAATCCGTTGATATCTATGTCTACTCCTGATATAAAGATCTCTAAACGGGGTACAATTGAGGCAGATGAAAAAGACGGGCGTACATCGAAAAAATTCGTTTACGCAGGGGGAGATATCGTTACAGGTGCCGCAACTGTCATCCTTGCTATGGGGGCTGGAAAAGTTGCAGCCAGAAGCATTATGGAAGATCTGCTTGTACCTGTTGATCAGCAGAAATTCTCCTGA
- a CDS encoding sigma-54-dependent Fis family transcriptional regulator, whose protein sequence is MKTPRLLIVDDEEATLFGYTRYLTKGGFSIETAKCLKDAKSLISSEHFDAILLDLKLPDGNAIEWIGELHSTYENLAIIVITGLSDIPTAVKAMKYGAHNFLTKPVNMDDLVISIKKSLEVEELRRRDSIYQRLAPQKAEPFFGNSPVIEKIIQYANVAAMNNTVVLLHGETGTGKGILARWIHDHSARKNEAFVEVNCSSLKGELLRSELFGHAKGAFTSAIKDRPGLIEVVDGGTLFLDEIGDMDLEVQAQLLKTIEEKSYRRIGENKVRTSDFRLICATNRNLTEASVNGSFRKDLYYRICIFPINLPPLRERKEDLPGLIKHILVSYSYDKFPLDNKVIETLINYPWPGNIRELRNMLERGLLLAQNEPLSVAHFPGLEKTSTPGQKEFTYTWNLEEIERNHIMLALKHFSGDKYETSSALGISLSSLYRKLDKIQQQQQAPA, encoded by the coding sequence ATGAAAACACCCAGATTACTCATTGTGGATGATGAGGAAGCCACACTTTTTGGCTACACCAGGTATCTGACAAAAGGTGGTTTTTCTATAGAGACTGCAAAGTGCCTTAAAGACGCAAAATCATTGATATCATCTGAGCACTTTGATGCAATTCTCCTGGATTTGAAGCTTCCGGATGGCAATGCCATAGAGTGGATAGGAGAGCTTCACAGTACATACGAGAATCTTGCAATCATTGTAATAACCGGGCTGAGCGATATCCCAACAGCGGTTAAAGCCATGAAATATGGCGCCCACAATTTCCTCACCAAGCCGGTAAACATGGATGATCTGGTAATAAGCATTAAAAAGAGTCTGGAGGTAGAGGAACTCCGCAGAAGAGACTCCATTTATCAGCGTCTTGCCCCACAGAAAGCGGAACCGTTTTTTGGCAACAGCCCTGTAATTGAGAAAATCATTCAATATGCCAATGTTGCCGCGATGAACAACACAGTTGTGTTGCTTCATGGGGAGACCGGTACCGGAAAAGGGATTCTTGCCCGCTGGATACACGATCACAGTGCCCGTAAAAACGAGGCTTTCGTAGAAGTAAACTGTTCGAGTCTCAAGGGCGAACTGCTCAGAAGTGAGCTTTTCGGGCATGCTAAAGGAGCATTCACCTCAGCTATAAAAGATCGTCCCGGACTCATCGAGGTTGTTGACGGTGGAACATTGTTTCTCGATGAAATCGGGGACATGGATCTTGAGGTACAGGCTCAGCTTCTGAAAACAATTGAGGAGAAGTCCTATCGCAGGATCGGCGAAAACAAGGTGCGCACATCCGATTTCCGGCTTATCTGTGCCACAAACCGCAACCTTACCGAAGCATCAGTAAACGGCAGTTTCAGAAAAGATCTCTATTATCGTATCTGCATCTTCCCCATTAACCTTCCGCCACTGCGGGAGAGAAAAGAGGATTTGCCGGGGCTGATAAAACACATTCTGGTCAGCTACTCTTATGACAAATTCCCCTTGGACAACAAGGTGATTGAAACCCTGATCAATTATCCCTGGCCAGGAAATATAAGAGAACTCAGGAACATGCTGGAACGCGGACTTCTTCTGGCCCAGAACGAACCTCTCTCGGTTGCTCATTTCCCCGGACTTGAGAAAACAAGCACTCCTGGGCAGAAAGAGTTCACCTACACATGGAATCTCGAAGAGATTGAGAGAAACCATATAATGCTTGCACTGAAACATTTCAGCGGCGATAAATACGAGACGAGCAGCGCACTGGGGATCTCTCTTTCCTCTCTGTATCGTAAACTCGATAAAATCCAGCAACAGCAACAGGCCCCAGCATAA
- a CDS encoding manganese efflux pump, giving the protein MSIITTTLIAIALSMDAFAVSISSGIGMAKMRLRYALRMALFFGAFQAIMPLAGWSIGYYAADYIQRLDHWIAFILLTVIGAKMIYEACGRCDDSGKKTDPFCYTLLPVLALATSIDAAAVGISISLLRVAIFKPAIIIGIITFFISLAGVYFGKKVGDICGKRFEALGGIMLIGIAIKILLEHLVF; this is encoded by the coding sequence ATGTCGATAATTACTACCACATTGATAGCAATCGCACTCTCTATGGATGCATTTGCGGTGTCGATAAGCAGCGGTATCGGGATGGCAAAGATGCGCCTGCGATATGCACTGCGAATGGCACTTTTTTTTGGGGCTTTTCAGGCGATAATGCCGCTGGCAGGATGGAGTATTGGATATTACGCAGCAGATTACATTCAAAGACTTGATCACTGGATTGCCTTCATACTCCTTACAGTAATAGGCGCAAAGATGATCTATGAAGCATGCGGCAGGTGCGATGATTCCGGGAAAAAGACCGATCCCTTCTGCTATACTCTCCTCCCTGTCCTGGCATTAGCGACAAGTATCGATGCAGCGGCAGTGGGAATTTCAATCTCACTCCTGAGAGTTGCTATCTTCAAACCTGCAATAATAATAGGAATTATCACTTTTTTCATCTCTCTTGCAGGAGTATACTTCGGAAAAAAAGTCGGTGATATTTGCGGAAAAAGGTTCGAGGCATTGGGTGGGATAATGCTTATCGGTATTGCAATAAAGATATTACTTGAGCACCTGGTGTTTTAA
- the aspS gene encoding aspartate--tRNA ligase has product MSLKTAWHRTHTCGELTAKNDGETVILNGWVHNWRNHGGIIFIDLRDKQGITQVVFSPESDANLAEDASQLRHEYVIAVMGTVRKRPGNMANPHMVTGEIEVVAKELEVFNTSATPPLHINDPDISESEEHRFRYRYLDLRRPSLQKNILFRHKVTEEVRKYMWSMGFTEIETPILMKSTPEGARDFLVPSRLNKGKFYALPQSPQTYKQILMVSGFDRYFQIARCFRDEDLRADRQPEFTQIDAELSFVDENDIYSIFETLMATLFRNCLGREIPQPFPSMTYQTAFRTYGCDKPDIRFGLPIKDVTSIFSGSGFKVFSSVIESKGFIAALAASGFADLTRRNIDDLTALVTRFGAKGLVWLRITDEGVEGPSKKFLSENEIASLTEETGAKAGDMVFIVAAPEKICFTSLGQLRLELARMRNLTSKDDFRFLWVNHFPLFEFSEEEQRYTSVHHPFTAPLESDINLLDTPEFYKARSRAYDLVLNGFELGGGSIRIHRREVQQRIFNLLGISTEEAENKFGFLLKALTFGAPPHGGIAFGLDRLVMVMLGLDSIRDTIPFPKTTAGISLMDNAPDTVAQKQLRELGIWLEEEKG; this is encoded by the coding sequence ATGAGTCTTAAAACTGCCTGGCATCGAACTCACACTTGCGGTGAACTGACTGCAAAAAATGACGGTGAGACGGTAATTCTTAATGGATGGGTACACAACTGGCGTAATCATGGTGGAATAATATTTATCGACCTGAGAGACAAACAGGGGATTACACAGGTCGTTTTCAGCCCTGAATCAGATGCGAATCTGGCCGAAGATGCCTCTCAGCTAAGGCATGAATATGTAATAGCAGTGATGGGAACCGTAAGGAAACGCCCCGGTAATATGGCAAATCCACATATGGTCACCGGAGAGATAGAAGTCGTCGCAAAAGAACTGGAGGTGTTCAATACCTCCGCCACACCGCCATTACATATTAATGATCCTGACATCTCGGAGTCAGAGGAACACAGATTTCGCTACCGTTATCTTGACCTCCGTCGTCCATCTCTGCAGAAAAATATCCTCTTCAGGCACAAGGTCACCGAAGAGGTACGCAAATACATGTGGAGCATGGGTTTTACGGAAATAGAAACACCAATACTAATGAAAAGTACCCCTGAGGGAGCGAGGGATTTCCTTGTGCCAAGCCGCCTTAACAAGGGAAAGTTTTACGCGCTTCCTCAGTCCCCGCAAACCTATAAACAGATTCTGATGGTTTCCGGATTTGACAGGTACTTTCAGATAGCGAGATGTTTCAGGGATGAGGATCTGCGGGCTGACCGTCAGCCGGAATTCACTCAGATAGACGCGGAGTTATCATTTGTCGATGAGAACGATATCTACTCTATTTTCGAAACGCTTATGGCAACTCTTTTCAGAAACTGCCTGGGGAGGGAGATCCCTCAGCCGTTTCCCAGCATGACCTATCAGACAGCTTTCCGTACCTATGGATGTGACAAACCGGATATCAGATTTGGCCTGCCGATAAAGGATGTCACCTCGATCTTTTCTGGATCGGGGTTTAAGGTCTTCAGTTCTGTTATTGAAAGCAAAGGTTTCATTGCTGCTTTAGCTGCCAGCGGTTTCGCCGACTTGACACGCCGAAATATTGACGATCTTACGGCTCTTGTCACCAGATTCGGTGCAAAAGGGCTCGTGTGGCTGCGCATTACAGATGAGGGGGTGGAAGGCCCCTCGAAAAAATTCCTTTCTGAAAATGAAATTGCTTCACTTACGGAAGAAACCGGGGCTAAAGCAGGAGATATGGTGTTTATTGTAGCCGCCCCGGAGAAAATCTGCTTTACATCACTGGGACAATTGCGGCTTGAACTTGCCAGGATGAGAAATCTTACATCTAAAGATGACTTTCGCTTCCTGTGGGTGAATCATTTTCCTCTGTTCGAATTCAGTGAGGAGGAGCAGCGTTATACATCTGTACATCATCCATTCACCGCTCCTCTGGAAAGTGACATAAACCTTCTTGATACACCAGAATTCTATAAAGCCCGTTCGCGTGCATACGATCTGGTGCTTAACGGCTTCGAACTGGGTGGTGGAAGTATTCGAATACACCGCAGGGAGGTTCAGCAGAGGATATTTAATCTTCTGGGAATCAGCACAGAGGAAGCTGAAAACAAGTTCGGGTTTCTTCTTAAAGCTTTGACATTCGGTGCTCCTCCTCATGGGGGAATAGCATTTGGTCTGGACCGTCTGGTGATGGTGATGCTTGGCTTGGACAGCATCAGAGACACTATTCCTTTTCCTAAAACAACCGCCGGCATCTCTTTGATGGACAATGCTCCTGATACTGTTGCTCAGAAACAGCTAAGAGAGCTGGGTATCTGGCTTGAGGAGGAAAAGGGGTGA
- a CDS encoding HDIG domain-containing protein has product MLKGSKKTRRDTRSLKVIRIGKKFRVRLPLFISPPLFVLLGTILVVALLFPYTQTVQSFDLPKLGEAAKETIIAPFTFDIVRSPEELEKERKKAMSQVLAVLDYDTGVRKTVNNRFFELRNAIIKHLDREATDSAKSLIRQTFSKEISENTFNILLRRPYLLDDAMLLADELLEKGISAVLLVPDMKKLTQLRSTYNTSFEQHLFYDREYVSLRRDSEEKTVSTEEIPVKEIALESCIKRLRNVRKLDDEALNTIYELLFAYCRPNVRLNGAATMQRRQKATQDILEISGKVIKDTEIVRKHQEVTAEVIQKLSSLQRALDVLGNVQEKRKVKAGNAGRLLLTLLPLLFVAVYIRRFDQKLMKNSKHLLALALLLVLQLLIIRAGMMLAPKLFEGMIEMGSLVPEYLIPLSTGSLLASILFSLEISFIFTLFVSIFFGMIMGFNHFFFLYAFLGGIIACFMGCNIRYRWHFFKVIAPVAIIYMIVISIWHIIGFKMSVIELFQNYGLLLISVIVSIFLTMMFTPIFERFFDITTDMTLVELSDMNNPILKRLSIEAAGTYNHSVLVGNLAESAAQRIGANPLLARVASYYHDIGKIEKADYFVENCLTVDRSRHTKLAPSMSALIICSHVKDGVELARKHRIPKVIQDIIMQHHGTSTVSFFYEKALEQDQHKQVQPEDFAYSGPIPQTREAAIIMLADSVEAASRSLGTSSPKLLRELVKKIIRDKFISSQLDQSDLTLRDLDEIIEGFMPVLQGIFHSRVEYPNREKGV; this is encoded by the coding sequence ATGTTAAAGGGTTCCAAAAAAACACGCAGGGACACACGATCTCTGAAAGTGATCCGTATTGGAAAGAAGTTCCGGGTTCGCCTGCCATTGTTTATTTCTCCGCCACTTTTTGTTCTTCTTGGAACAATCCTCGTTGTTGCTCTTCTTTTTCCCTATACCCAGACTGTTCAGTCCTTTGATCTTCCAAAGCTTGGTGAAGCCGCAAAAGAGACAATAATCGCCCCTTTCACATTTGATATTGTGAGGTCTCCGGAGGAGCTTGAGAAGGAGAGAAAGAAGGCGATGAGTCAGGTTCTGGCTGTGCTTGATTATGATACAGGTGTCAGGAAGACGGTAAATAACAGGTTTTTTGAACTTCGTAACGCCATAATCAAACATCTGGACAGGGAAGCAACGGATTCTGCAAAAAGCCTTATCCGGCAGACATTTTCGAAGGAGATATCTGAGAACACCTTCAACATTCTTCTGAGACGCCCGTATCTGCTCGATGATGCAATGCTGCTGGCAGACGAACTGCTTGAAAAGGGAATCTCTGCAGTGTTGCTTGTTCCCGACATGAAGAAGCTGACTCAGCTCAGGTCGACGTATAATACCTCTTTTGAGCAGCATCTTTTCTATGATCGTGAGTATGTTTCTCTCAGGCGTGACTCAGAAGAAAAGACAGTCTCCACAGAGGAAATCCCGGTTAAGGAAATAGCTCTGGAGAGCTGCATAAAGCGTCTGCGGAATGTCAGGAAGCTTGATGATGAGGCGCTCAACACAATCTACGAGCTGCTTTTTGCATACTGCCGCCCCAATGTAAGATTAAATGGGGCAGCTACGATGCAGCGTCGTCAGAAGGCAACTCAGGATATCCTGGAGATAAGCGGCAAGGTTATAAAAGACACCGAAATCGTAAGAAAACACCAGGAAGTCACAGCCGAGGTGATCCAGAAACTCAGTTCTCTGCAAAGAGCACTGGATGTACTGGGAAATGTCCAGGAGAAGCGCAAAGTGAAGGCCGGTAATGCAGGACGATTGTTATTGACGCTGCTGCCTCTTCTTTTTGTTGCCGTTTACATAAGAAGGTTCGATCAGAAGCTCATGAAAAACAGTAAACATCTTCTGGCCCTTGCTTTACTGCTCGTACTGCAGCTCCTTATAATCAGGGCGGGAATGATGCTTGCGCCGAAGCTGTTTGAGGGGATGATTGAGATGGGGTCTCTGGTGCCGGAATACCTGATCCCCCTTTCTACCGGTTCCCTTCTGGCATCGATTCTTTTCAGCCTGGAGATCAGCTTCATTTTCACTCTTTTTGTGAGCATCTTTTTCGGAATGATAATGGGCTTTAACCATTTCTTTTTTCTCTATGCTTTTCTGGGGGGGATCATCGCCTGTTTTATGGGATGTAATATCCGCTACAGATGGCATTTCTTCAAGGTGATTGCTCCTGTTGCAATTATCTATATGATTGTGATTTCTATCTGGCATATTATTGGTTTTAAGATGTCTGTCATTGAATTGTTCCAGAATTACGGGTTATTGCTTATCAGTGTGATCGTGTCAATTTTCCTGACGATGATGTTTACACCGATTTTCGAGAGGTTCTTTGATATCACTACTGATATGACTCTTGTGGAACTCTCGGATATGAATAATCCCATTTTAAAAAGGCTCTCTATCGAGGCTGCGGGAACTTACAATCACAGTGTGCTTGTGGGGAACCTGGCAGAATCCGCAGCCCAGAGGATAGGTGCCAATCCGCTTCTGGCCAGGGTGGCTTCTTACTACCATGACATAGGAAAAATAGAGAAGGCAGATTATTTTGTTGAGAACTGTTTGACAGTAGACAGAAGCAGGCATACCAAACTGGCGCCTTCGATGAGTGCTCTTATAATATGCTCGCATGTAAAGGATGGCGTTGAACTGGCACGAAAGCACCGTATCCCCAAGGTGATTCAGGATATTATCATGCAGCATCATGGGACTAGTACGGTTTCCTTTTTCTATGAAAAGGCACTTGAGCAGGATCAGCACAAGCAGGTTCAACCCGAGGACTTTGCATACAGCGGGCCGATTCCGCAGACCAGGGAGGCTGCGATTATCATGCTGGCTGATTCAGTCGAGGCTGCATCGAGGAGCCTGGGAACAAGCTCTCCCAAGCTACTGCGTGAGCTGGTGAAAAAGATTATCAGAGACAAGTTTATTTCATCACAACTGGATCAGAGCGATTTGACTTTACGGGACCTGGATGAGATTATAGAGGGATTCATGCCGGTTCTGCAGGGAATTTTTCATTCCAGAGTTGAGTATCCTAACAGAGAAAAAGGAGTGTAA
- a CDS encoding CBS domain-containing protein has protein sequence MKASNPVLNSFRFLRIHESWVIIIFLIVWSFRKDALPFYVSVLPSDTSILWGIAGVAGLLLSLILHESGHILAEYRYGISPGIRILLPFGGISDEKRSFDAGKALIPALSGPLSSIITACLWYCLFLIGLHQNWPGPFLFILDHLATINIIIAGINLIPASPLDGAVILKSALLMYTKNNQTVSNISRISGHFLAIILIAGGTVVVYKGSLPFGIWWILTGAVLREGIVLSRKQFSLRDNLEGEKVSQFMRLNPVTVPSQLPIDQFVASYLYRYHSGIFPVTSSNQILGCITSEKIRKIPEDSWSSLTVADAADICDETNSISSSADVVQAIDRMCKNSTGRLLVIDNGDLAGVITLKDLLPFFSQKIDLREEAAGKEVEKLPSVPETSRTRQTGYPDSLKKPELQTLRRISADQQVQADLP, from the coding sequence ATGAAGGCGAGTAACCCGGTTCTGAATTCATTCCGTTTCCTCCGAATTCATGAAAGCTGGGTGATTATCATCTTTCTGATTGTCTGGTCATTCAGGAAAGACGCCCTCCCCTTCTACGTCTCGGTTCTCCCCTCTGACACATCTATTTTGTGGGGAATTGCTGGAGTTGCAGGTCTTCTGCTCTCTTTGATCCTGCATGAAAGCGGACATATCCTGGCCGAATACAGATATGGCATCTCTCCAGGAATACGAATCCTGTTGCCCTTTGGAGGGATTTCAGACGAAAAGAGAAGCTTCGATGCCGGCAAAGCACTTATTCCGGCACTCTCAGGCCCCCTGTCAAGCATAATCACTGCATGCCTGTGGTATTGTTTATTCCTGATCGGATTGCATCAGAACTGGCCTGGTCCATTTCTTTTTATTCTTGATCATCTTGCGACCATCAATATCATAATCGCGGGAATAAACCTTATTCCTGCTTCCCCTCTTGATGGAGCCGTAATTCTTAAATCTGCACTTCTAATGTATACAAAGAACAATCAGACTGTTTCGAATATTTCAAGAATAAGCGGACATTTTCTTGCAATTATTCTGATTGCAGGTGGAACTGTGGTCGTTTACAAAGGTTCATTGCCATTTGGGATCTGGTGGATACTTACCGGAGCCGTACTTAGAGAGGGAATTGTGTTGTCAAGGAAACAGTTTTCACTCAGAGACAATCTTGAGGGGGAAAAGGTCTCGCAATTCATGAGATTGAACCCGGTCACTGTACCTTCACAGCTACCAATAGACCAGTTTGTTGCATCTTATCTTTACAGATACCATTCCGGGATTTTCCCGGTCACTTCCTCAAATCAGATTCTGGGCTGCATCACTTCCGAAAAAATAAGGAAGATACCAGAGGACTCATGGAGTAGTCTTACTGTTGCTGATGCAGCAGATATTTGTGATGAAACCAATTCCATCTCCTCTTCTGCCGATGTCGTACAAGCGATAGACAGAATGTGCAAAAATTCCACAGGAAGACTTCTGGTAATAGATAACGGAGATCTTGCAGGAGTGATAACTCTGAAAGACCTGCTCCCCTTTTTTTCCCAGAAAATAGATCTCAGGGAAGAAGCTGCCGGAAAAGAAGTGGAAAAACTTCCATCAGTTCCGGAGACTTCCCGAACCAGGCAGACTGGTTATCCGGATTCATTAAAAAAACCTGAACTGCAGACCCTCAGGAGAATTTCTGCTGATCAACAGGTACAAGCAGATCTTCCATAA
- a CDS encoding methionine adenosyltransferase, whose protein sequence is MRRFFTSESVSQGHPDKVCDQISDAVLDAMLAQDPDSRVACETLVTTGLVVVAGEITSKAVVDLQDVVRKTITEIGYTDSALGFDANSCGVMISIHQQSPDISQGVTEGQGLYSEQGAGDQGIMFGYACNETPTYMPLAIHYAHRLMEALTEAREKKLIPYLRPDAKSQVTVEYDDLKPVRVDTVVISTQHAPEATHEQITKDMVEKIIKEVIPAEMLDSNTVYHINPTGRFVIGGPHGDSGVTGRKIIVDTYGGYGAHGGGAFSGKDPSKVDRSAAYAARWVAKNIVAAGLATHCEIQFSYAIGVAKPISIHVDTYGTGKISELRICEIIQKLFDLRPARIIERLDLKRPIYRETARNGHFGREFPQFTWEKTDMVDAIRKEAGL, encoded by the coding sequence ATGCGGCGGTTTTTTACATCAGAAAGCGTATCTCAAGGGCACCCGGACAAGGTCTGTGATCAGATTTCAGATGCCGTCCTCGATGCTATGCTGGCTCAGGACCCGGATTCAAGGGTGGCTTGCGAGACTCTGGTTACAACCGGACTTGTAGTGGTTGCCGGTGAAATTACCAGTAAAGCTGTTGTTGACCTTCAAGATGTAGTCCGCAAAACAATAACTGAAATCGGGTACACCGATTCTGCTCTTGGCTTTGATGCCAATAGCTGCGGTGTGATGATTTCCATTCATCAGCAGTCTCCTGATATCTCTCAAGGTGTCACAGAAGGACAGGGACTCTATTCCGAACAGGGTGCAGGCGATCAGGGTATAATGTTTGGCTATGCCTGTAACGAAACCCCAACCTATATGCCGCTTGCGATCCACTACGCTCATCGCCTGATGGAAGCACTTACTGAGGCTCGCGAAAAGAAACTTATCCCTTACCTCCGTCCTGATGCAAAATCACAGGTCACTGTCGAATATGATGACCTCAAACCGGTCAGAGTTGATACAGTAGTTATCTCCACACAGCATGCGCCGGAAGCTACTCATGAGCAGATCACTAAGGATATGGTCGAAAAAATCATAAAGGAAGTGATTCCTGCGGAGATGCTTGATTCCAATACGGTCTATCACATCAACCCTACCGGCCGTTTTGTTATCGGCGGACCTCACGGAGATTCAGGTGTGACAGGACGCAAGATTATCGTTGACACATACGGAGGTTATGGAGCGCATGGAGGAGGGGCTTTTTCCGGAAAAGATCCTTCAAAGGTCGACAGAAGCGCTGCTTATGCTGCACGCTGGGTAGCAAAGAACATTGTGGCTGCCGGACTGGCAACTCATTGCGAGATACAGTTTTCCTATGCTATCGGTGTTGCAAAACCGATCTCTATTCATGTTGACACTTATGGAACCGGAAAAATCTCTGAACTGAGGATATGTGAGATTATCCAGAAGCTCTTCGATCTGCGTCCGGCAAGAATTATCGAGAGACTCGATCTGAAGAGACCCATCTACCGCGAAACTGCGAGAAACGGTCACTTCGGACGTGAATTTCCCCAGTTTACCTGGGAAAAAACCGACATGGTAGATGCAATACGTAAAGAGGCAGGTCTCTGA